The Edaphobacter sp. 12200R-103 genome contains a region encoding:
- a CDS encoding glycosyltransferase family 4 protein — translation MSTNVLLNDHAFANTTVPPRSDRRSLHVCMLVYSFYETDTRVLQYATSLAERGDIVDVIALQRGPDLPVYEQMGGVNVYRIQSRVLNEKGIFNYATRILRFAWKSALLLAKKEHDHPYDVVHVHNVPDFLVFSALYPRLNGARIVLDIHDLLPELYASKFGIGHTSPLFRLLVGLERGSAVFANHIIIANHLWRERYAARSSRADKCSVVRNRPDLAIFQKCSPRPESDNGKFLLTYPGSLNEHQGLDVAIRAFAAVADRMPNAEFHIYGEGAAKPALIALTRELSMQQRILFHNYLPSKSIAQVMANTDLAIEPKRATSSFGNEALSTKILEFMSLGVPVIASHTKIHAFYYDPSIIQYYENDDPSLLAYQILRLYNDAPLRRALAERAKEYADNNTWDSRKHEYLELIDSLVRADPKPALVL, via the coding sequence ATGTCAACGAATGTGCTGCTGAACGATCACGCCTTCGCGAATACCACAGTCCCACCACGCTCCGATCGGCGGAGCCTGCATGTCTGCATGCTGGTCTACTCCTTCTATGAGACAGATACGCGTGTCTTGCAGTATGCGACCTCACTCGCGGAGCGCGGCGACATCGTCGACGTCATCGCCCTGCAGCGAGGCCCCGATCTCCCCGTCTACGAGCAGATGGGCGGTGTCAACGTCTATCGCATCCAGTCCCGCGTCCTCAACGAGAAGGGTATCTTCAACTATGCTACGCGGATTTTGCGCTTCGCCTGGAAGTCCGCCCTCTTACTGGCAAAGAAGGAGCACGACCACCCCTACGACGTCGTGCACGTGCACAATGTGCCGGACTTTCTGGTCTTCTCAGCACTCTATCCCAGACTTAACGGCGCACGCATCGTGCTCGATATTCACGATCTGTTGCCGGAGTTATACGCCAGCAAGTTCGGTATCGGGCATACCTCACCCCTCTTCAGGCTGCTCGTCGGCCTTGAGCGCGGTTCGGCGGTCTTCGCCAACCACATCATCATCGCGAACCACCTCTGGCGCGAGCGCTATGCCGCGCGCTCCTCGCGTGCCGACAAGTGCAGTGTCGTTCGCAATCGCCCGGATCTCGCCATCTTCCAAAAGTGCTCCCCGCGCCCTGAATCCGACAACGGCAAGTTTCTACTCACCTATCCAGGTTCTCTGAATGAACACCAGGGGCTTGATGTCGCCATCCGCGCCTTCGCTGCCGTAGCCGACCGCATGCCCAACGCCGAGTTTCACATCTACGGCGAAGGCGCCGCCAAACCTGCACTCATCGCTCTTACCAGAGAGCTCTCTATGCAGCAAAGGATCCTCTTCCACAACTATCTTCCCAGCAAGAGCATTGCGCAGGTAATGGCGAACACCGACCTCGCCATCGAGCCCAAGCGCGCAACCTCCTCCTTTGGCAATGAGGCGCTCAGCACCAAGATCCTCGAGTTTATGAGTCTCGGGGTTCCCGTGATCGCATCCCACACCAAGATTCACGCCTTCTACTACGACCCATCGATCATTCAGTACTACGAAAACGACGACCCTTCACTCCTCGCCTATCAGATTCTTCGCCTCTACAACGATGCCCCTCTTCGCCGGGCCCTCGCAGAACGAGCCAAGGAGTATGCCGACAACAATACCTGGGATTCGCGCAAGCACGAGTATCTCGAGCTCATCGATTCGCTTGTCCGCGCCGACCCCAAGCCCGCGTTGGTGCTCTAG
- a CDS encoding glycosyltransferase family 2 protein translates to MDRYALMTAAHNEIGLISQTIESVLAQSILPVVWVIVSDRSTDGTDEVVASYCREHSFLRFLRLNENTGRGTMAKVNALTAAYKEIVHHPHSFIGNLDADVTLGPNYFERLMSCFRAQPALGIAGGMIYERQQGQFRARPSNSVDSVAHAAQLVRRECYEQIGGYVGLPFGGEDWYAEIRARRNGWQVRSFPHLRVMHHRFTGGSDSLLKPRLREGRMDFSIGSHPLFEIVKCARRIPERPFFMGAAARMLGFFACYLDRSPRLVSPEIVDFLQQEQLGRIKALWPRQDSAPGASA, encoded by the coding sequence ATGGATCGCTACGCCCTCATGACGGCAGCCCATAACGAGATTGGCCTTATCAGCCAGACCATCGAGTCTGTGCTCGCACAGAGCATTCTCCCCGTGGTATGGGTGATCGTCAGCGATCGTTCCACCGATGGGACCGACGAGGTCGTTGCCTCTTACTGCCGCGAACATTCTTTCCTGCGTTTCCTCCGTCTCAACGAAAACACCGGACGAGGCACCATGGCCAAGGTCAATGCCCTGACTGCGGCGTATAAGGAGATCGTTCACCATCCGCATAGCTTCATTGGAAACCTCGATGCCGACGTCACTTTAGGTCCCAACTACTTCGAGCGTCTAATGAGTTGCTTCAGGGCCCAGCCCGCCCTCGGCATCGCAGGCGGCATGATCTATGAGCGCCAACAGGGCCAGTTTCGCGCTCGCCCCTCCAACAGCGTAGATTCCGTCGCACACGCCGCACAGCTTGTGCGCCGTGAATGCTACGAACAGATCGGCGGTTACGTCGGCCTTCCCTTCGGTGGCGAAGACTGGTATGCCGAGATTCGTGCGCGCCGCAACGGCTGGCAGGTCCGCTCCTTCCCGCATCTTCGAGTCATGCATCACCGTTTCACTGGAGGCTCCGATTCGCTGCTCAAGCCGCGTCTTCGCGAGGGCAGAATGGACTTCTCCATCGGCAGCCATCCCCTCTTCGAGATCGTCAAATGCGCTCGCAGAATCCCGGAGCGCCCCTTTTTCATGGGGGCAGCAGCCCGCATGCTCGGCTTTTTCGCCTGTTATCTCGACAGGAGTCCACGTCTCGTTTCTCCTGAGATCGTCGACTTCCTGCAACAGGAGCAACTCGGCAGAATCAAGGCGCTTTGGCCACGCCAGGACTCCGCTCCCGGTGCCTCCGCATGA
- a CDS encoding glycosyltransferase, which yields MTQPTIELAPIHSGHPVSRSLPTVDVVIPCYNYGHFLPGCVNSVLSQLGVDVRILIIDDSSPDDSAAVGQHLATQHEAVTFRRHDTNKGHIATYNEGILDWSSSSYVVLLSADDMLAPGALARAVSVMEDDPSVGMVYGRTVHFHDEAQLATVSAEPPGTRFTRYRGSDWLNKRLQAGNNVITSPEVVVRGSVHKAVGGYRKELPHSGDLEMWLRIAAISDIAYLHHVQAYYRVHPSSMQRTKYKTSLLDIVHRKAAFDLFAQHHQHLPGIAEMQQTVNRTLARESLWDACRAYDHNRLSEANVEELVTFATQAWPDYRRLPEYAALERRKRLGSTLCYRTQLFIIPASLRWIERKIKRTRMLREGI from the coding sequence ATGACACAACCAACGATAGAACTCGCACCAATTCATTCGGGACATCCAGTCTCGCGCTCTCTCCCAACGGTAGACGTTGTCATTCCCTGCTACAACTACGGGCACTTTCTTCCGGGTTGCGTGAACAGCGTGCTCTCACAGCTGGGCGTGGACGTGCGAATTCTCATCATCGACGACAGTTCCCCGGACGACTCGGCCGCAGTAGGTCAACATCTCGCCACACAGCATGAGGCCGTTACCTTCCGGCGTCACGACACCAACAAAGGACACATCGCCACCTACAACGAAGGCATCCTCGACTGGTCTTCGTCCAGCTACGTCGTGCTGCTCTCTGCCGATGACATGCTTGCACCCGGTGCACTCGCCCGTGCCGTCTCCGTCATGGAAGACGATCCCTCCGTCGGTATGGTCTACGGCCGCACCGTCCACTTTCACGACGAAGCCCAACTTGCCACGGTATCCGCCGAACCACCCGGTACTCGCTTCACCCGTTACCGCGGCAGCGACTGGCTTAACAAGCGCCTACAAGCGGGAAACAATGTCATTACCTCACCAGAGGTCGTTGTCAGAGGTTCTGTGCACAAGGCTGTAGGCGGCTATCGCAAAGAACTGCCACATAGTGGAGATCTCGAGATGTGGCTCCGTATTGCAGCCATATCCGACATCGCCTACCTTCACCACGTTCAGGCCTACTACCGCGTCCATCCTTCCAGCATGCAGCGAACAAAATACAAGACCAGCCTGCTTGACATCGTTCATCGTAAGGCAGCCTTCGACCTCTTCGCTCAGCACCATCAGCATCTTCCAGGCATCGCCGAGATGCAACAGACTGTCAACCGCACGCTCGCCCGAGAGTCGCTCTGGGACGCTTGCCGCGCCTACGATCACAATCGGCTTAGTGAGGCTAACGTCGAAGAGCTTGTCACTTTCGCCACCCAGGCGTGGCCCGACTATCGCCGCCTGCCAGAATACGCAGCGCTCGAACGACGTAAACGGCTTGGTTCCACACTCTGCTATCGCACTCAGCTCTTCATCATCCCAGCATCGTTGCGCTGGATCGAGCGGAAAATCAAACGGACACGCATGCTCCGAGAGGGAATTTAG
- a CDS encoding GNAT family N-acetyltransferase, translating into MAVYEFDPLTDPRWLELVGRHADSSIFHTVEWLLSLKQTYGYRPVAFSTSNARQLKDAIVFCEVSSPLTGKRLVSLPFSDHCQPLADSNQTTEILSYLLSKSRTVGWKYLELRPLHKDSFPATKRIFEANRFHFQTIDLRPELPMLLKNMHDSCIRRKIKRADKEKLEYKSGATEDLMDSFRHLFLLTRRRHRLPPPPVSWIRNLAHAFGDRLKIHMMSKDGVPAASILTITHKQTIVYKYGCSDVSFSNLGGTPSLFWKVIQQAKLDGLTAFDLGRSDYGDEGLVGFKQHLGAAVSDLIYFRNVPSSEPKSSSALSSLIGPVFSRLPDPFLEGIGNLLYRHMG; encoded by the coding sequence GTGGCCGTCTATGAATTCGACCCGTTGACCGACCCGCGATGGCTCGAGCTTGTCGGAAGGCACGCGGACTCCTCGATCTTTCATACCGTCGAGTGGCTTTTGAGCCTCAAGCAGACCTACGGCTATCGCCCTGTTGCCTTCTCCACATCGAATGCGCGCCAACTCAAAGACGCCATCGTCTTCTGCGAGGTCAGTAGCCCCTTGACCGGAAAAAGGCTCGTCTCACTTCCCTTCTCCGATCACTGCCAGCCGCTCGCAGATTCCAATCAGACCACCGAAATACTCTCCTACCTGCTTTCAAAATCGCGCACTGTGGGTTGGAAGTATCTCGAATTACGCCCTCTCCACAAAGATTCGTTTCCAGCAACGAAACGAATCTTTGAAGCCAACCGGTTTCACTTCCAGACGATCGATCTTCGACCAGAGCTTCCCATGCTCCTCAAAAACATGCACGACAGCTGCATCCGCAGGAAGATCAAGCGAGCGGACAAGGAGAAACTTGAGTACAAGTCCGGCGCAACCGAAGATCTCATGGATAGCTTTCGCCACCTTTTTCTTCTGACTCGCCGCCGTCATCGGCTCCCGCCTCCTCCAGTCTCATGGATCCGTAATCTTGCGCACGCCTTCGGCGACCGCCTCAAAATCCATATGATGTCCAAGGATGGAGTGCCCGCAGCCAGCATTCTCACCATCACCCACAAGCAAACCATCGTCTATAAGTACGGCTGCTCCGATGTGTCCTTCAGCAACCTGGGCGGCACGCCTTCACTGTTCTGGAAGGTTATCCAACAAGCAAAGCTGGATGGCCTCACCGCGTTCGACCTCGGCCGCTCCGATTATGGCGACGAAGGGCTGGTAGGGTTCAAGCAGCACCTTGGTGCTGCCGTCAGCGATCTTATCTATTTCCGCAACGTGCCATCGTCTGAGCCGAAGTCATCCTCTGCTCTATCTTCTCTTATCGGCCCCGTCTTTTCTCGGCTCCCCGATCCCTTCCTCGAGGGCATCGGCAATCTGCTCTACAGGCATATGGGATGA
- a CDS encoding glycosyltransferase family 4 protein has translation MSRALRQLQYRGRQLRALLLENNAEAILDRVRRKLAESLLPKDFPLPVGRKDVLAADLAHPPHYPFLHLAPGQRPIINWVMVPAGPGSGGHTTIFRIIRYLEAHGYTNRIYFYNLYRADHQHYASIVRSFYGFHGIVDSIDREMEDAHAVVATAWSTAYPVFNARCSGKRFYFVQDYEPLFFPTGAISLLAENTYRMGFHAITAGRWLAHKLSTEFQMPADSFDFGCDTSIYQRTNTSRRSGIVFYARREATRRGFELGIMALELFAARHPEIEIHFYGERVGKLPFRFIDHGHITPQHLNIIYNQCSAGLSLSLTNVSLVPHEMLAAGCIPVVNDAEQNRIVLDNSCVHYAAPHPQALADALASIVINPHFDALSQRAAASVHGTSWDDAGNAVDQAFRRALTTPSESSLKPAVARS, from the coding sequence ATGTCCAGAGCACTGCGCCAACTCCAATACCGCGGACGCCAGCTCCGCGCTCTGCTGCTCGAAAACAACGCGGAAGCCATCCTCGACCGCGTCCGCAGAAAGCTCGCCGAGTCCCTTCTTCCCAAGGACTTCCCGCTCCCCGTCGGACGCAAAGACGTCCTCGCCGCAGACCTCGCGCATCCGCCGCACTATCCTTTTCTCCATCTCGCACCCGGACAGCGGCCGATCATCAACTGGGTCATGGTTCCCGCAGGCCCCGGCTCCGGCGGACACACCACCATCTTCCGTATCATCCGTTACCTTGAGGCCCACGGTTATACTAACCGGATTTACTTCTATAATCTCTATCGCGCCGACCACCAGCACTACGCCTCCATCGTACGCAGCTTTTACGGATTTCATGGCATCGTCGACTCCATCGATCGCGAGATGGAAGACGCTCATGCTGTGGTCGCCACTGCATGGTCCACCGCGTACCCCGTCTTCAATGCGCGCTGCAGCGGAAAACGCTTCTACTTCGTTCAAGACTACGAGCCCCTCTTCTTTCCCACTGGCGCCATCAGTCTTCTCGCTGAAAATACTTACCGCATGGGCTTCCACGCCATCACTGCAGGACGCTGGCTCGCGCACAAGCTCTCAACCGAGTTCCAGATGCCCGCTGACTCCTTTGACTTCGGTTGCGATACCTCCATTTACCAACGCACCAATACCTCACGCCGTTCCGGTATCGTCTTTTATGCTCGCCGCGAAGCTACCCGTCGCGGCTTTGAGCTCGGCATCATGGCCCTCGAACTGTTTGCTGCACGCCATCCGGAGATTGAGATCCACTTTTACGGAGAAAGGGTCGGAAAGCTACCCTTTCGTTTCATTGACCACGGCCACATTACGCCACAGCACCTTAATATCATTTATAACCAGTGCAGCGCGGGTCTCTCTCTCTCGCTTACCAATGTCTCACTTGTTCCCCACGAGATGCTAGCCGCCGGTTGCATTCCAGTCGTTAACGACGCGGAGCAGAACCGCATTGTTCTCGACAACTCATGCGTCCACTACGCCGCACCGCACCCGCAGGCTCTCGCTGATGCACTCGCGTCCATCGTTATCAATCCCCACTTCGACGCGCTCTCGCAACGCGCTGCCGCCAGTGTTCACGGCACCTCATGGGACGACGCCGGCAACGCCGTCGATCAGGCCTTTCGCCGTGCGCTCACCACTCCATCCGAATCATCGCTGAAGCCTGCGGTCGCTCGCTCCTGA